The following proteins are co-located in the Leptospira weilii genome:
- the tgt gene encoding tRNA guanosine(34) transglycosylase Tgt: MIFQTTSEDPRTRARTGILNLNGVTLETPVFMPVGTRGVVKTLSTDDLEELEYSLILGNTYHLYLRPGTSVLESFGGLKKFSTWKRALLTDSGGYQVFSLNSLFKYEQDGVRFQSHIDGSRHYFTPNSVIDIQRSIGSDIMMVLDDCAPFDSSPERLRQSLDRTHRWAEMSVEYWEKNKSSSHLFGIFQGGIDLGLRLESLRKIASLPFDGIAIGGLSVGEPRKDFIRILEGVSDSTDRNRPLYLMGVGTVPDILDGVKNGVDMFDCVLPTRNARNGQVFTSLGKINLRNEKWKSSDAPMDPHCGCKVCKRYSIGYIRHLHHVGEITAFSLSTYHNLYFMKNFLSEIQKSIRAGEFLKIYAKWKNLYEKPEFSG; the protein is encoded by the coding sequence ATGATTTTTCAAACCACTTCCGAAGATCCTCGAACCAGAGCCAGAACCGGAATTCTAAATCTCAATGGAGTGACGCTGGAAACTCCGGTGTTCATGCCCGTAGGAACAAGGGGAGTCGTAAAAACCCTTTCTACCGACGATCTGGAAGAACTTGAGTATTCTTTAATATTAGGAAATACGTATCATCTTTATCTCAGGCCCGGGACTTCTGTGTTGGAAAGTTTCGGGGGGCTTAAGAAATTTTCGACCTGGAAACGGGCGCTTCTTACCGATAGCGGAGGCTATCAGGTTTTCAGTCTTAACTCTCTATTTAAGTACGAGCAAGACGGGGTTCGTTTTCAATCTCACATCGACGGAAGCAGGCATTATTTTACTCCTAATTCGGTTATAGACATACAAAGGAGTATCGGCTCCGATATCATGATGGTCTTGGACGACTGCGCCCCTTTCGATTCCAGTCCGGAAAGACTGAGACAATCTTTGGACCGAACGCATCGATGGGCGGAAATGTCTGTGGAATATTGGGAAAAGAATAAGAGTTCCTCCCATCTTTTCGGAATCTTTCAAGGTGGAATCGATCTTGGTCTTCGGTTGGAAAGTTTGCGAAAGATCGCCTCTCTTCCATTCGATGGAATCGCAATCGGAGGACTTTCAGTCGGAGAACCGCGTAAGGATTTCATTCGAATTTTGGAAGGAGTTTCTGATTCTACGGATCGAAATCGTCCTCTCTATCTGATGGGAGTGGGAACCGTTCCGGATATTTTGGATGGAGTGAAGAATGGAGTCGATATGTTCGACTGTGTGCTTCCGACTCGAAATGCGAGAAACGGTCAGGTTTTTACATCTTTAGGAAAAATCAATCTTAGAAATGAAAAGTGGAAGAGTTCCGACGCGCCTATGGATCCGCATTGCGGCTGTAAGGTGTGCAAAAGATACAGCATCGGATATATCAGACACTTACATCACGTGGGGGAGATCACCGCATTCTCGCTTTCGACGTATCATAATTTGTACTTTATGAAAAATTTTCTTTCAGAGATTCAGAAGTCTATTCGAGCGGGTGAATTTTTAAAGATCTATGCCAAGTGGAAAAATTTGTATGAAAAGCCTGAATTTTCCGGTTGA
- a CDS encoding STAS domain-containing protein, giving the protein MEITRRESGNIVILDINGEIDLYNAPEIKDVIAKLIEEQKYYTIINLEKVSYIDSSGIGALISSLSNLKKYQGGLKIINVSGSVRKVFELTKLTSFFEIFDNESEAVSAFK; this is encoded by the coding sequence ATGGAAATAACCAGAAGAGAAAGCGGGAACATTGTCATTCTGGACATAAACGGAGAAATCGATCTCTACAATGCCCCAGAAATTAAAGATGTCATCGCTAAACTCATCGAGGAACAAAAATATTATACAATCATCAACCTGGAAAAAGTTTCCTACATTGATTCTTCTGGTATTGGCGCTCTAATTTCCAGTCTTTCCAACCTGAAGAAATATCAGGGCGGGCTTAAAATTATCAACGTCTCCGGATCCGTAAGAAAAGTGTTTGAGTTAACTAAGCTCACTTCTTTTTTTGAGATTTTTGATAATGAGTCAGAGGCAGTGTCTGCCTTTAAATGA
- a CDS encoding lipoprotein LipL71, whose protein sequence is MKSTQRKILSSFIILLAGFFISCGAELPIQELSDAKNSITRAKSAGAEKYAPAELEEARKNLLTAHQKASEENLTETKKSALYARAKALDASEKSFPFAVDEVRKESSVAIESAEEAYASQLASEPYNTSVQLRKEGDALRETADRTLESYPKESGDDGKLRMRLAAFDQYEASRQKYADSKKAADESKVLALSQKQQLIDSLADIEKNLNDADKYAEGKDPEVSETRNRLESAKAKIEEGRIRDGYSEIDDIRKKSGELVAKNIKAYAEKQKELAKQSVASATTKLASFDRNKINASRDFQVSYQRAEENLKAAEESRVSAEDLYTSEKYEDSISRSEEAIRLSRIVVDQAIELAERIERKMASDSVAGRDTKTGTDGQKDPKNQSATDGKNSSTKVGKDGLPEGWKRYVVRKKIPADCLWRIAKDKRHYGTAKLWRRIYEANRNKIRNPNLIYPKQVLLIPPKKGPTQLNKAQDSRKKKPATTEEVEAIEADQKPAEESESGDVDNKKKAETMTPPTTEDESAENDEITPEEENEGEEENPENLQ, encoded by the coding sequence ATGAAATCAACTCAAAGAAAAATACTTTCTTCTTTTATAATCTTACTTGCAGGATTTTTTATTTCCTGCGGAGCCGAACTTCCGATTCAGGAGTTAAGTGATGCGAAAAATTCCATCACAAGAGCGAAGTCTGCAGGCGCTGAAAAATATGCTCCGGCAGAATTGGAGGAGGCTCGTAAAAACCTACTTACTGCACATCAAAAGGCCTCGGAAGAAAATCTTACAGAGACAAAAAAATCCGCGTTGTATGCGAGAGCAAAGGCTCTGGATGCTTCTGAAAAGTCTTTTCCGTTTGCCGTAGACGAGGTTCGTAAAGAATCCAGTGTTGCGATCGAATCGGCCGAAGAGGCTTATGCTTCTCAGCTTGCTTCGGAACCTTATAATACTTCTGTGCAGCTTCGTAAAGAAGGCGACGCACTTCGTGAAACTGCGGATCGTACTTTGGAATCTTATCCTAAAGAATCCGGAGACGATGGAAAACTTAGAATGAGGCTCGCGGCATTCGATCAATACGAAGCTTCTCGTCAAAAATATGCGGATTCTAAAAAAGCTGCGGATGAATCGAAAGTATTAGCCCTTTCTCAAAAACAACAATTAATCGATTCTCTTGCGGATATCGAAAAGAATTTAAACGATGCGGATAAATACGCAGAAGGGAAAGATCCGGAAGTTTCCGAAACGAGAAATCGTTTGGAGTCCGCCAAAGCCAAGATCGAAGAAGGGAGGATTAGGGATGGATACTCGGAGATTGATGATATCCGTAAAAAATCCGGAGAGCTTGTTGCGAAGAATATTAAGGCTTATGCTGAAAAACAGAAGGAACTTGCAAAACAGAGCGTAGCATCAGCCACTACAAAATTGGCTTCTTTTGATAGAAATAAAATTAATGCGTCCAGAGATTTTCAGGTTTCTTATCAAAGAGCGGAGGAAAACCTAAAAGCCGCGGAAGAGTCCAGAGTATCCGCGGAAGATTTATATACTTCTGAAAAATACGAAGATTCAATTTCTCGTTCCGAAGAAGCGATCCGCCTTTCTAGAATTGTCGTAGACCAAGCTATTGAGCTGGCCGAAAGAATAGAAAGAAAAATGGCGAGTGATAGTGTTGCGGGCCGTGATACAAAAACCGGAACCGATGGTCAGAAGGATCCTAAAAATCAATCTGCAACGGATGGCAAAAATTCCTCTACAAAAGTGGGGAAAGACGGTTTGCCGGAAGGTTGGAAACGTTATGTGGTTCGTAAAAAAATTCCAGCCGATTGCCTTTGGAGAATCGCGAAAGATAAAAGACATTACGGAACTGCGAAATTGTGGAGAAGAATTTACGAGGCAAATCGTAACAAAATCAGAAATCCGAATTTGATTTATCCGAAACAAGTGCTCTTGATTCCACCTAAGAAAGGTCCAACCCAACTTAATAAAGCTCAGGATTCACGTAAAAAGAAACCTGCTACTACAGAAGAAGTGGAGGCGATCGAAGCCGACCAGAAGCCTGCAGAAGAGTCTGAATCCGGGGATGTGGATAATAAGAAAAAGGCTGAAACAATGACTCCTCCAACGACTGAAGATGAGTCTGCGGAAAATGATGAAATCACTCCTGAAGAAGAGAATGAAGGAGAGGAAGAAAATCCGGAAAATCTTCAATAA
- the nadC gene encoding carboxylating nicotinate-nucleotide diphosphorylase has translation MWFSDCKTLFWIQMKRAYTHPVSSVSYQDYETLVKLAWEEDCPEEDITSVSLFTPDRKATASLNARESGILCGTGVLEVLNVFSENQIRSELLKQDAESFQKGDTLLRVRGNLVQILRIERILLNFLQYLSGISTRTGEVVQKYGQKGLMILDTRKTLPGYRKLAKYAVYCGGGSNHRLNLSEMAMIKDNHLAMYSSFREPVEKIKARFPGKIVEVEVDSLLQLEEAIGSGAEVILLDNFSLEDTKTAYSILKQKAPNVQIEFSGGITPEKLEALSEFSGAGVSMGYLTHTTRFLDLGLDIEQH, from the coding sequence TTGTGGTTTTCCGATTGTAAAACTCTCTTTTGGATTCAAATGAAACGCGCCTATACTCATCCGGTTTCGTCCGTAAGTTATCAAGACTATGAAACCTTGGTAAAACTCGCTTGGGAAGAGGATTGTCCGGAAGAAGATATCACCTCCGTTTCTCTCTTTACTCCTGACCGGAAAGCTACTGCGAGTTTGAACGCGAGAGAGTCCGGGATTCTTTGTGGAACCGGTGTATTAGAAGTTTTGAATGTTTTTTCGGAGAATCAAATCCGGTCGGAACTTTTGAAACAAGATGCGGAGAGTTTCCAGAAAGGAGACACCCTTTTGAGAGTCCGAGGCAATCTCGTTCAAATCCTCAGAATAGAACGAATTTTATTAAACTTTCTTCAATATCTTTCCGGAATTTCCACTCGAACCGGAGAAGTCGTCCAAAAATACGGACAAAAAGGTCTGATGATTCTCGATACGCGTAAAACTCTTCCGGGTTATCGTAAGCTCGCAAAATACGCAGTTTATTGCGGTGGCGGGAGCAATCATAGGCTCAATCTTTCCGAGATGGCAATGATTAAAGATAATCATCTCGCGATGTATTCGTCCTTTCGCGAACCTGTGGAAAAAATCAAAGCTCGTTTTCCGGGTAAAATTGTGGAGGTGGAAGTCGATTCTCTCTTACAACTCGAAGAAGCGATAGGTTCGGGGGCCGAAGTGATTCTACTCGATAATTTTTCTTTGGAAGATACGAAGACTGCGTATTCCATTCTCAAACAAAAGGCGCCTAACGTTCAAATTGAGTTTTCCGGAGGAATCACTCCCGAAAAATTAGAAGCGCTCTCGGAATTTTCGGGAGCGGGTGTTAGTATGGGTTATCTAACGCATACGACCCGTTTTCTAGACCTCGGTTTGGATATAGAGCAGCACTAA
- a CDS encoding RelA/SpoT family protein: MGFVKTPATKDMLLEGVRETLGESAYESVQKAYDVSERAHQGQFRLSGEPYIVHPLQVGFILYELGLDEKVICAGLLHDVIEDTQYSRDDMIRDFGEDITDLVEGVTKISKIKSQSKETEAAENIRKIIVATIKDIRVILIKLADKTHNMRTLSFQLPEKQRRIAQETLSLYAPIAGRLGIYKIKSELEDLAFQVLNPEEYQEVKKNINSKKSEREGFIETLKIILLQRLSEIQIEADVDGRAKHFYSIYRKMKLKEKTFNEIFDLRAIRIITNEVKDCYGVLGIVHTLWNPVPGRFKDYIATPKTNMYQSLHTTVIGPDGKPLEVQIRTRDMNDIAEYGIAAHWMYKEGKPSVSEKNVKVRWLELLSSWQDSALDPKEFVEELKYDLHEDEVFVFTPKGEILQLPKGATILDFAFRIHTDVGLKAKGGRINGRMLPLRTELRSGDQIEIITDKRTKPSPIWLRIVRTPSARQKLRSYFRKLKEENKKDLQQEAEFAAEITLNVEVLEELKKKPPSKPAKQIDLGAGKVIVAGLRGIPVRLSGCCSPLPGDGIVGFVTRGRGVSIHKKGCVTAKQQEQEESMRIITVEWDYGQSESIPVLIEVKSKDRQGIFMEIVKSISNTQTNIRESKASTDQRGNLVAIFEVDVEHLDQLKEILSNLKQIPDVYQAHRIKN, from the coding sequence ATGGGATTTGTGAAAACTCCTGCAACTAAAGATATGCTCCTGGAAGGAGTTCGCGAAACGCTCGGAGAGAGCGCCTATGAATCCGTTCAAAAGGCGTATGACGTATCTGAACGAGCGCATCAGGGACAGTTTCGTCTTTCGGGAGAACCTTATATCGTCCACCCTCTTCAAGTGGGATTTATTCTTTACGAGCTCGGTCTGGACGAAAAAGTCATTTGTGCCGGTCTTCTTCATGACGTCATCGAGGATACCCAGTATTCTCGAGACGATATGATTCGAGATTTCGGAGAAGACATCACCGATCTAGTGGAAGGTGTCACTAAAATTTCTAAGATCAAAAGCCAATCCAAGGAAACCGAAGCGGCGGAGAATATTCGAAAGATTATCGTAGCGACAATCAAAGATATCCGGGTTATTCTCATCAAACTTGCGGATAAAACTCATAATATGAGAACTCTTTCGTTCCAACTTCCGGAAAAACAAAGAAGAATCGCTCAAGAAACCCTTTCTTTATACGCTCCGATCGCTGGGCGATTGGGAATTTATAAAATCAAATCCGAATTGGAAGATCTTGCGTTTCAGGTTTTAAATCCCGAAGAGTATCAAGAAGTAAAGAAGAACATCAATTCTAAAAAATCGGAAAGGGAAGGATTTATCGAAACTTTGAAGATCATCCTTCTTCAAAGGCTTTCCGAGATTCAGATCGAAGCGGATGTGGACGGAAGAGCAAAGCACTTCTATTCCATCTATCGCAAGATGAAACTTAAAGAGAAAACCTTCAACGAAATTTTCGATCTTAGAGCGATCCGTATCATCACGAACGAAGTAAAAGATTGTTATGGAGTATTGGGAATCGTACATACTCTTTGGAATCCTGTCCCTGGTCGTTTTAAAGATTATATCGCTACTCCGAAAACGAACATGTACCAATCCCTTCACACGACAGTGATCGGGCCCGACGGTAAACCTCTCGAAGTTCAGATTCGTACCCGCGATATGAACGATATCGCCGAGTACGGAATCGCAGCGCACTGGATGTATAAAGAGGGAAAACCTTCCGTATCCGAAAAGAACGTAAAGGTAAGATGGTTAGAACTATTAAGTTCTTGGCAGGATTCTGCGTTAGACCCGAAAGAATTTGTGGAAGAACTCAAATACGATCTTCACGAAGACGAAGTCTTCGTATTCACTCCGAAAGGCGAGATCCTACAGCTTCCCAAAGGTGCGACGATCCTTGATTTCGCGTTTCGGATTCATACCGATGTCGGTTTAAAAGCGAAAGGTGGAAGAATCAACGGGAGGATGCTTCCTCTCCGGACCGAACTTCGTTCCGGAGATCAGATTGAAATCATCACCGACAAAAGAACAAAACCTTCCCCGATTTGGTTGCGTATCGTTAGAACTCCTTCCGCAAGACAGAAGTTGAGGAGTTATTTTCGGAAGTTAAAAGAGGAAAACAAAAAGGATCTTCAGCAAGAAGCCGAGTTCGCCGCCGAGATTACGCTTAACGTGGAAGTTTTGGAGGAACTTAAAAAGAAACCTCCTTCAAAACCCGCGAAACAAATCGATTTAGGTGCGGGAAAAGTGATTGTCGCAGGTCTTCGCGGAATTCCGGTGAGACTTTCCGGTTGTTGTTCCCCTCTGCCGGGAGACGGGATCGTCGGATTTGTCACTCGAGGGAGAGGGGTCAGTATCCACAAGAAGGGATGTGTTACCGCCAAACAGCAGGAACAGGAAGAATCCATGCGCATCATCACTGTCGAATGGGATTACGGCCAGAGCGAATCGATTCCCGTATTGATCGAAGTAAAATCGAAAGACCGGCAAGGCATCTTTATGGAAATCGTAAAATCTATTTCCAATACGCAGACCAACATCAGAGAATCCAAAGCAAGCACCGACCAAAGGGGAAATTTGGTCGCTATCTTTGAAGTGGACGTGGAGCATTTGGATCAACTCAAGGAGATCCTAAGTAATCTAAAACAAATCCCGGACGTATACCAAGCGCATAGAATTAAAAATTAA
- a CDS encoding extracellular solute-binding protein, whose translation MKIHSIFCIFFVLSVFTFLACGDKEEFETSTVVETLPWNGNPNSIPVVLRGPNPIVSPHAKKGGTFRIYSHQFPKSLNYYLDQFSTTAHIFSLMFEPLLDYHPITLEPIPHLASSWKVSPDKKKFTFTIDANAVWSDGKPVTANDVLFTYETLMNKNNNTAVFRIDLSRFEKPVVLSEREIEFTQKEIHWSNFNTIANSLYILPAHYYKDRNFDKENFDFPVVSGPYFMLSAKKGRYVKMRRRGDYWMRAYPFYKGLDNFDTILFKVYNEESIAFQAFKKGDIDIYPTYTASFWVKDAIGEKFDENYILKQKIYNSKPIGFQGLVFNMRREIFSDVKVRKAFAHLVDRKLLVEKLAYNEYEETNAFYQDLWPANSFPNPPLEFDVKKARELLAKAGWKINSKGILEKDGKEFRFSILERDKKSEKYLTLIQERAKEVGIIINLESTDLAEWSSRMDKYDFDMTWAAWGGGVFKDPEAMWYSKYAEEKGQPNLSGFKNVEVDKLIEQQRTEFNVSKRNEILKKIDKILTAEVPYVLLWNTSSTRIMYWNRFKAPKNPLGKFGSEREASSLWWLDEEQSSKLNDAILKKEKLPPVPGKVYFQ comes from the coding sequence TTGAAAATACATTCTATTTTTTGCATATTTTTCGTGCTTTCTGTTTTCACTTTTCTTGCATGCGGAGATAAAGAGGAATTCGAAACGTCGACCGTCGTGGAAACTCTTCCTTGGAACGGAAATCCGAACTCCATTCCTGTCGTTCTTAGAGGACCGAATCCGATCGTTTCTCCCCATGCGAAAAAGGGCGGAACGTTTCGAATCTATAGCCATCAATTTCCGAAGTCCTTGAATTACTATTTGGACCAATTTTCCACTACGGCTCATATTTTCAGTCTGATGTTCGAGCCTCTTTTGGACTACCATCCGATCACATTGGAGCCGATTCCTCATCTCGCCTCTTCTTGGAAAGTATCTCCGGATAAAAAGAAGTTCACGTTTACGATTGACGCAAATGCGGTTTGGTCCGACGGGAAACCGGTCACTGCAAACGACGTTTTATTCACTTATGAAACTTTGATGAATAAGAACAACAACACGGCGGTTTTTAGAATCGATCTTTCTCGTTTCGAAAAACCGGTCGTTTTGAGCGAAAGAGAGATCGAATTTACTCAAAAAGAAATTCACTGGTCGAACTTTAACACGATCGCAAACTCTCTCTATATTCTTCCGGCTCATTATTACAAAGATAGAAACTTCGATAAAGAGAATTTCGATTTTCCGGTCGTCTCCGGTCCTTATTTCATGCTCTCGGCGAAAAAAGGCCGTTACGTCAAAATGCGAAGACGTGGGGATTATTGGATGCGTGCATATCCTTTTTACAAAGGGCTCGATAACTTCGATACGATTCTGTTCAAAGTTTATAACGAAGAGTCTATCGCGTTTCAAGCATTCAAAAAAGGTGATATAGATATATATCCGACCTATACGGCTTCCTTCTGGGTTAAGGATGCGATCGGGGAGAAGTTCGACGAGAATTATATTCTCAAACAAAAGATTTATAACTCAAAACCGATCGGGTTCCAAGGTTTGGTTTTTAATATGAGAAGGGAGATTTTCTCGGACGTTAAGGTTCGTAAGGCGTTCGCTCATCTCGTGGATCGGAAGCTACTTGTCGAAAAATTGGCTTATAACGAATACGAAGAAACAAACGCATTTTATCAGGATCTTTGGCCTGCAAATTCTTTCCCGAATCCTCCTCTTGAATTCGATGTGAAAAAGGCGAGAGAACTGCTTGCAAAAGCGGGTTGGAAAATCAACTCGAAAGGGATTCTGGAAAAAGACGGAAAAGAATTTAGGTTTAGCATATTGGAGAGAGATAAGAAGTCCGAAAAGTATCTAACGCTCATTCAAGAAAGAGCGAAAGAAGTCGGGATCATCATCAATTTGGAATCGACGGATCTTGCGGAGTGGAGTTCCAGAATGGACAAGTACGACTTCGATATGACCTGGGCCGCTTGGGGCGGGGGTGTGTTCAAGGATCCGGAGGCGATGTGGTATTCCAAATATGCGGAAGAAAAAGGACAGCCTAATCTTTCCGGATTTAAGAATGTCGAGGTAGATAAACTTATCGAGCAACAAAGAACCGAGTTTAACGTTTCGAAACGAAACGAGATCCTGAAAAAAATCGATAAGATTTTAACCGCGGAAGTTCCCTATGTTCTTTTGTGGAATACTAGCTCGACAAGAATCATGTATTGGAACCGGTTTAAAGCTCCGAAAAATCCGCTCGGAAAATTCGGAAGCGAAAGGGAAGCTTCTTCTCTTTGGTGGCTGGATGAAGAACAATCTTCGAAATTAAACGACGCGATTCTAAAAAAAGAAAAACTTCCTCCGGTTCCGGGTAAGGTTTACTTTCAATAG
- the purB gene encoding adenylosuccinate lyase has protein sequence MIDRYSNPEISKIWELENKFEIWKEIEILACEIRMKRGEIPPEDFQEIKTMAKFDVDEILEIESKVHHDVIAFLTNMNSYIGPAGRHVHYGLTSSDIGDTALCVQMVQAMDLILKKTDALISVVKEKAIQYRDLPCIGRSHGIHAEPMTLGLKFALFFEELNRNRKRMSEARNEIAVGKLSGAVGTYSNIDPEIEAYVCEKMGLKIDPISTQVVSRDRHAFYLSVLGVTASSLDRMATEIRLLQKTEGREVEEPFSAGQKGSSAMPHKRNPVICERISGLSRVIRANVNVGLQDVALWHERDISHSSAERVVLPDSTIALEYILDKMSFVIKNLHVYPDAIERTLDVTRGLIFSQKVLLALIEKGKIVREEAYLIVQEHAMAVWANSSETLKTRLEKDNRVSRVLTRKDLEDIFKIEPYLEKVGLIYKRLGLE, from the coding sequence ATGATCGATCGTTATTCCAATCCCGAAATTTCCAAAATCTGGGAATTAGAGAACAAGTTTGAAATTTGGAAGGAAATAGAAATACTCGCCTGCGAGATTCGTATGAAACGGGGAGAAATTCCACCGGAGGATTTTCAGGAAATCAAAACGATGGCAAAGTTCGATGTGGATGAGATTCTGGAGATTGAAAGTAAGGTTCATCACGACGTGATCGCGTTTTTGACAAACATGAATTCATACATAGGGCCTGCGGGAAGACACGTTCACTACGGTCTGACTTCCTCCGATATCGGAGATACTGCGCTTTGCGTCCAGATGGTTCAGGCCATGGACTTGATCCTGAAAAAAACGGACGCACTCATCTCCGTAGTCAAAGAAAAGGCGATTCAATACAGAGATCTGCCTTGCATCGGACGTTCTCACGGGATTCATGCGGAACCGATGACCCTTGGACTAAAGTTCGCATTATTTTTTGAAGAATTAAATCGAAATCGAAAAAGGATGTCCGAGGCGAGAAACGAGATTGCGGTCGGAAAGCTTTCGGGAGCTGTCGGGACTTATTCCAATATAGATCCAGAAATCGAAGCCTATGTCTGCGAAAAGATGGGCTTAAAAATCGATCCGATTTCCACACAAGTCGTTTCCAGGGATCGTCACGCGTTTTATCTTTCCGTTCTCGGGGTCACGGCTTCTTCTTTGGATCGTATGGCGACAGAGATTCGTCTTTTGCAAAAGACGGAGGGAAGGGAAGTGGAAGAGCCTTTTTCCGCGGGACAAAAGGGTTCGTCCGCGATGCCTCATAAAAGGAATCCTGTGATCTGCGAAAGGATTTCCGGTCTTTCCAGGGTGATCCGCGCAAATGTAAACGTGGGTTTGCAGGATGTGGCTCTTTGGCATGAAAGAGATATTTCTCATTCTTCGGCGGAAAGGGTTGTGCTTCCCGATTCCACCATCGCGCTCGAATACATTTTGGATAAGATGTCATTCGTAATCAAAAATCTTCATGTGTACCCGGATGCGATTGAAAGAACGTTAGACGTCACACGTGGATTGATCTTCTCTCAAAAGGTTTTGCTGGCTCTGATCGAAAAAGGAAAGATCGTAAGAGAAGAAGCTTATCTGATCGTTCAAGAGCACGCAATGGCGGTTTGGGCCAATTCATCCGAAACTCTCAAGACTAGACTGGAAAAAGACAATCGAGTCAGCCGGGTTTTAACCCGAAAAGATCTCGAAGATATTTTTAAAATCGAGCCGTATCTTGAGAAAGTGGGATTGATTTACAAACGTTTGGGTCTTGAATAA
- a CDS encoding sterol desaturase family protein: MEELLSKFGYSGFFGIIWMIFLIRYLLFSGIVFLIVWVFLGKRFSHKLIQGKRPEKKKIIHEVKYSLIAFLVFALSGVFIAWSHVKGYNLIYENVGDYGFGYLIFSAFVLILLHDTYFYWTHRMMHHKFFFKYFHLVHHKSTNPSPWAAFSFHPLEAIVESGIVPLASFVLPLHPGVIIVFFVYMTSLNVLGHLSYEFFPSWFLKSGFTNWHNTTTHHNMHHKYFNCNYSLYFNFWDRIMGTNHEKYKEKFEEVASRVPKKEKLIL; encoded by the coding sequence ATGGAAGAATTACTTTCAAAGTTCGGTTATTCTGGTTTTTTCGGAATCATTTGGATGATTTTTTTGATACGTTATTTGCTCTTTTCGGGGATTGTGTTTTTGATCGTTTGGGTTTTTTTGGGTAAAAGATTTTCTCACAAACTTATTCAGGGCAAAAGACCGGAAAAGAAAAAAATCATTCACGAAGTCAAATATTCCCTGATAGCTTTCCTGGTGTTCGCGTTGTCCGGAGTATTTATCGCCTGGTCTCACGTAAAAGGGTACAATCTGATCTACGAAAATGTCGGCGATTACGGGTTCGGGTATCTTATCTTCAGTGCGTTTGTGCTGATTCTTTTACATGATACTTATTTTTATTGGACACATCGAATGATGCATCATAAATTTTTCTTTAAATATTTTCATCTTGTGCATCATAAGTCTACCAATCCTTCTCCTTGGGCGGCGTTTTCATTTCATCCTTTGGAAGCGATCGTCGAATCCGGAATCGTTCCGCTTGCGTCGTTTGTGCTTCCTTTACATCCGGGAGTGATAATCGTATTTTTCGTTTATATGACTTCGTTGAACGTGCTGGGTCATCTTTCCTATGAATTTTTTCCTTCCTGGTTTTTAAAAAGCGGGTTCACGAATTGGCATAACACGACTACACACCACAACATGCATCATAAATACTTCAACTGCAATTATTCCCTCTATTTCAACTTTTGGGATAGAATCATGGGTACCAATCACGAAAAATACAAGGAAAAGTTCGAAGAAGTCGCATCCAGAGTTCCTAAAAAAGAAAAATTAATATTATAA
- a CDS encoding ArsR/SmtB family transcription factor produces MSKLDKQDLIFKALADSKRREILDLLRKEPKTTGEICSYFEPLDRCTIIQHLKILENAGLLIVKRKGRVRWNYLDNLPIQEIYDRWISKYAKPSLERLAVFKKRMESG; encoded by the coding sequence ATGTCTAAACTTGACAAGCAGGATCTAATTTTTAAGGCGCTTGCAGATTCTAAAAGAAGAGAAATTTTGGATCTTCTTAGGAAAGAACCTAAAACAACAGGAGAAATCTGTTCTTATTTCGAACCATTAGATCGCTGTACTATAATTCAACACCTGAAGATTTTGGAAAATGCAGGCTTATTGATCGTAAAAAGAAAAGGGCGGGTTCGATGGAATTATTTGGACAATCTACCCATTCAAGAAATCTACGATCGTTGGATCAGTAAATACGCAAAGCCGAGTTTGGAAAGATTGGCAGTGTTTAAAAAGCGAATGGAATCAGGATAA